One segment of Gemmatimonadaceae bacterium DNA contains the following:
- the rlmN gene encoding 23S rRNA (adenine(2503)-C(2))-methyltransferase RlmN, whose translation MNQKENLLNLTPSEAAERLRLFAVEMGQPAYRASQVARHLWQVPLPGFEAMTNIPLAFRQQLAARFDVPRLELATRQLSADSTQKFLFRLADGEMIETVAIPEDNRLTLCISSQAGCALKCSFCATGAMGFARNLETFEIAGQVRELALLDPPLRATNIVFMGMGEPMLNWKAVDPTLTILNAPDGIGIGARHITVSTVGVLPGIVALSERPEQFRLALSIHAPTDELRQSLMPINTKYPLAEVIEAARKFDRRVTFEYVMLGGVNDSPEHARQLGELALECKAFVNLIPLHPGGAGEFRPTSARDISIFARRLRGMRIQTAIRKSRGMDIAAACGQLRVERQRRRAPVAADKDRHVQVA comes from the coding sequence ATGAATCAGAAGGAAAATCTCCTCAACCTCACCCCCTCCGAGGCGGCCGAGCGTCTGCGCTTGTTTGCCGTCGAGATGGGGCAGCCCGCGTACCGCGCGTCGCAGGTGGCCAGGCATCTCTGGCAGGTGCCGCTCCCGGGGTTCGAGGCGATGACGAACATACCCCTCGCCTTCCGCCAGCAGCTGGCCGCGCGCTTCGACGTCCCGCGGCTCGAGCTCGCCACGCGCCAGCTCTCCGCGGACAGCACGCAGAAATTTCTCTTCCGGCTCGCCGACGGCGAGATGATCGAGACCGTCGCGATCCCCGAGGACAACCGGCTGACGCTGTGCATCTCCTCGCAGGCCGGGTGCGCGCTCAAGTGCTCCTTCTGCGCGACCGGGGCGATGGGCTTCGCGCGCAACCTCGAGACGTTCGAGATCGCGGGCCAGGTGCGGGAGCTGGCGCTGCTCGACCCGCCGCTGCGCGCGACCAACATCGTGTTCATGGGGATGGGCGAGCCGATGCTGAACTGGAAGGCCGTGGATCCGACGCTCACGATCCTGAACGCGCCCGACGGGATCGGGATCGGAGCACGGCACATCACGGTCTCCACTGTCGGCGTGCTCCCCGGGATCGTCGCGCTGAGCGAGCGCCCCGAGCAGTTCCGGCTCGCGCTCTCGATTCATGCGCCGACCGACGAGCTGCGGCAATCGCTCATGCCGATCAACACGAAGTATCCGCTGGCCGAAGTCATCGAAGCCGCCAGGAAATTCGACCGGCGCGTCACGTTCGAGTACGTCATGCTCGGCGGCGTCAACGATTCGCCCGAGCACGCGCGCCAGCTCGGCGAGCTCGCGCTCGAGTGCAAGGCGTTCGTGAACCTGATTCCGCTGCATCCGGGCGGAGCCGGCGAGTTCAGGCCGACGTCCGCGCGCGACATCTCGATCTTCGCGCGCAGGCTGCGCGGGATGCGAATTCAAACGGCGATCAGAAAGAGTCGCGGGATGGACATCGCCGCCGCATGCGGCCAGCTACGGGTAGAACGGCAGCGCCGGCGGGCGCCAGTCGCCGCCGACAAGGACCGTCACGTCCAGGTAGCGTGA
- the meaB gene encoding methylmalonyl Co-A mutase-associated GTPase MeaB, with the protein MPSSIAPARAAAFDQLLADFDAGKSAALARVVSIVENHRAGFDEILGRLHTKLGRARRIGITGPPGAGKSTLGTLLVRELRNAGHRVGVVAVDPTSPFTGGALLGDRVRMESVALDSGVFIRSMATRGSLGGLAAATREVADVLDAFGFERIIVETVGVGQSELDIARIADSSVVVLVPESGDSIQTLKAGLMEIADIFVVNKADRPGADRLRMDIELMLGLRSGATMKNMPAHHGVDMKAINPARLARQAAKAQLATDAVSQKPIANSQQLPWLPPVLSTIATKAEGVVELLTAIDAHFTYLEASGELRTRRRRRLRDRVVDVVEQRVRNRLWSDSGTQQWLDGRVEEMESGSATPFTVADELLEKSGELIAHRDKRASK; encoded by the coding sequence ATGCCTTCTAGCATCGCGCCGGCGCGCGCGGCGGCGTTCGATCAGCTACTCGCGGACTTCGACGCCGGCAAGTCGGCCGCGCTCGCGCGCGTCGTCAGCATCGTGGAGAACCACCGGGCCGGCTTCGACGAGATACTCGGCCGGCTGCACACCAAGCTCGGCCGCGCGCGGCGCATCGGGATCACCGGACCACCGGGAGCGGGGAAGAGCACGCTCGGCACTCTGCTCGTGCGCGAGCTGCGGAACGCCGGACACCGCGTGGGAGTCGTCGCGGTGGATCCTACCTCGCCGTTCACGGGCGGCGCGCTGCTCGGCGACCGCGTGCGCATGGAGAGCGTGGCGCTCGACTCCGGGGTGTTCATTCGGTCGATGGCCACGCGCGGCTCGCTCGGCGGGCTCGCCGCCGCCACGCGCGAGGTCGCCGACGTGCTCGACGCGTTCGGCTTCGAGCGGATCATCGTCGAGACCGTGGGCGTCGGGCAGTCCGAGCTGGACATCGCGCGCATCGCCGACAGCAGCGTCGTCGTGCTCGTCCCGGAGTCGGGCGATTCGATTCAGACGCTCAAGGCCGGCCTGATGGAGATCGCCGACATCTTCGTGGTGAACAAGGCCGACCGCCCCGGCGCCGACCGCCTCCGCATGGACATCGAGCTGATGCTCGGCCTCCGCTCCGGCGCGACGATGAAGAACATGCCCGCGCACCACGGCGTGGACATGAAAGCCATCAATCCGGCCCGCCTGGCACGTCAGGCAGCGAAGGCCCAACTCGCAACTGATGCTGTTAGCCAAAAGCCAATAGCCAATAGCCAACAGCTTCCCTGGCTTCCGCCGGTGCTGAGCACCATCGCGACAAAGGCCGAGGGAGTAGTCGAGCTCCTCACCGCCATCGATGCGCACTTTACATATCTTGAAGCCAGTGGTGAGTTGCGGACCCGCCGTCGTCGCCGCCTTCGTGACCGCGTTGTCGACGTGGTCGAGCAACGCGTGCGCAATCGCTTGTGGAGTGATTCCGGCACGCAGCAGTGGCTGGACGGGCGGGTGGAGGAGATGGAAAGCGGATCGGCGACGCCGTTCACGGTCGCCGACGAGCTGCTGGAGAAGAGCGGCGAGCTGATCGCCCACCGAGACAAGCGAGCGAGCAAATGA
- the aspS gene encoding aspartate--tRNA ligase translates to MTAQTPPAQPGTRSTALRSHMCGGFRAADAGTRVRLGGWIHRTRDLGGLLFLDLRDRSGLIQVSFDPRWASPEAIAAAAGAGVESVVLLEGEIALRPPEGRNPEMATGEVEVRAAKISVVGPAETPAIPVSLGKGEKLASEELRLRYRHLDLRRAELRDNMILRHELQQATRRYLDEHGFLEIETPILTKPTPEGARDYLVPSRVHKGEFYALPQSPQIYKQLLMVSGFDRYFQIARCFRDEDLRADRQPEFTQIDIEASFIAPEDIYQLTEGLIAALFRVAGLRVPERFDRMTYADAVENYGTDRPDLRYGLKIFDATDIVRNADFGITRSAIEAGGRVRGLRVPGGASFSRKQVDELETIAKSAGVAGLLRTKRVSGALDGPLAKHLPEGAADKLAIEEGDLCLLAAAPDATANPALDRVRQEIASRLGLGNGSNAFVWVTDFPLFSRDAATGALGSVHHPFTSPHPDDLAKVESDPEHVRALAYDLVLNGTELGGGSMRISDPRIQSRVFTALGISEADAQARFGFLLEALRSGAPPHGGIAFGFDRIAMMLAGAQSLRDVIAFPKTTAARALFEGAPSPVADADLQELHIRKSDH, encoded by the coding sequence TTGACCGCCCAGACCCCTCCGGCCCAGCCGGGCACCCGGAGCACAGCGCTTCGGTCGCACATGTGCGGCGGTTTCCGTGCTGCGGACGCCGGCACCCGCGTCCGACTCGGCGGCTGGATCCATCGCACCCGCGACCTCGGCGGACTCCTTTTTCTGGATCTCCGCGACCGCTCGGGGCTGATCCAGGTCTCGTTCGACCCCCGCTGGGCGTCTCCCGAAGCGATCGCCGCGGCCGCGGGCGCGGGCGTCGAGAGCGTCGTGCTGCTCGAGGGCGAGATCGCGCTGCGTCCGCCGGAAGGGCGCAACCCGGAGATGGCGACCGGAGAGGTGGAAGTCCGCGCGGCAAAGATCAGCGTCGTCGGGCCCGCGGAGACTCCCGCGATTCCGGTCTCGCTGGGCAAGGGCGAGAAGCTCGCGTCGGAGGAGCTTCGGCTGCGCTACCGGCATCTCGACCTGCGCCGGGCGGAGCTGCGCGACAACATGATCCTGCGCCACGAGCTGCAGCAGGCGACGCGCAGATATCTCGACGAGCACGGCTTCCTCGAGATCGAGACGCCGATCCTCACGAAGCCCACGCCGGAAGGCGCGCGCGATTACCTCGTGCCGAGCCGGGTGCACAAGGGCGAGTTCTACGCGCTGCCGCAGTCGCCGCAGATCTACAAGCAGCTGCTGATGGTATCCGGCTTCGACCGGTACTTCCAGATCGCGCGGTGCTTCCGCGACGAGGACCTGCGGGCCGACCGGCAGCCGGAGTTCACGCAGATCGACATCGAGGCGTCGTTCATCGCGCCGGAAGACATTTACCAGCTGACGGAAGGGCTAATCGCGGCGCTGTTCCGGGTCGCCGGGTTGAGGGTGCCGGAGAGATTCGACCGGATGACGTACGCGGACGCGGTGGAGAATTACGGCACCGACCGTCCCGACCTGCGGTACGGGCTGAAGATCTTCGACGCGACGGACATCGTGCGCAACGCCGATTTCGGTATCACGCGGTCGGCGATCGAAGCGGGCGGACGCGTGCGCGGGCTGCGCGTCCCCGGTGGCGCGTCGTTCTCGCGCAAGCAGGTGGACGAGCTGGAGACCATCGCGAAATCGGCGGGCGTCGCGGGATTGCTGCGCACGAAGCGCGTGAGCGGCGCGCTCGACGGACCGCTGGCCAAGCACCTGCCGGAGGGCGCCGCGGACAAGCTTGCGATCGAGGAAGGGGACCTGTGCCTGCTGGCGGCCGCGCCCGACGCGACCGCGAACCCCGCGCTCGACCGCGTGCGGCAGGAGATCGCAAGCCGCCTCGGACTCGGCAACGGCTCCAACGCGTTCGTGTGGGTCACCGACTTCCCGCTGTTCAGCCGTGACGCCGCCACGGGCGCGCTCGGCTCGGTGCATCATCCCTTCACGTCGCCACACCCGGACGATCTCGCCAAGGTGGAGAGCGATCCCGAGCACGTCCGCGCCCTCGCCTACGATCTCGTGCTCAACGGCACCGAGCTGGGCGGCGGGAGCATGAGAATCAGCGACCCCCGCATTCAGTCGCGCGTCTTCACCGCGCTGGGAATCAGCGAGGCGGATGCGCAGGCCCGCTTCGGCTTCCTGCTCGAAGCTCTCCGCTCCGGCGCCCCCCCTCACGGCGGCATCGCCTTCGGCTTCGACCGCATCGCCATGATGCTCGCCGGCGCCCAATCGCTAAGAGATGTAATCGCCTTCCCGAAAACCACCGCCGCAAGAGCGTTGTTCGAGGGCGCCCCGTCCCCCGTAGCGGACGCAGATTTGCAGGAGCTGCACATCAGGAAAAGTGATCACTGA
- the ybeY gene encoding rRNA maturation RNase YbeY, whose protein sequence is MRDLVRRTLLAERVKEAMISVAFVSSREIAKLNREHLDHAGPTDVISFALGDAPGAAPGAGRDTGRVSPAGATAFGLRRALRGHASGSAASPFEHSVLGDIYICPDIVRKNAAHYGAGMREELARVIVHGTLHVLGYDHEPGEDRVSSDMWRKQERILADAF, encoded by the coding sequence GTGCGCGACCTGGTCCGCCGGACGCTGCTCGCCGAACGCGTGAAGGAGGCGATGATCTCGGTCGCTTTCGTCTCCAGCCGCGAGATCGCGAAGCTCAACCGCGAGCACCTCGATCACGCGGGGCCAACCGATGTGATCTCGTTCGCGCTCGGCGACGCGCCAGGCGCCGCGCCCGGGGCTGGCCGCGACACCGGACGTGTATCCCCTGCGGGCGCTACGGCCTTCGGCCTAAGACGCGCCCTTCGGGGACACGCGTCCGGTTCTGCGGCCAGCCCCTTCGAACATTCCGTCCTGGGCGACATTTACATCTGTCCGGACATCGTGCGGAAAAATGCGGCCCATTACGGGGCCGGCATGCGTGAAGAGCTCGCGCGAGTCATCGTCCACGGGACGCTGCACGTTCTCGGTTACGATCATGAGCCCGGTGAGGACCGCGTGAGCTCGGACATGTGGCGCAAACAGGAGAGGATTCTCGCTGATGCCTTCTAG
- a CDS encoding methylmalonyl-CoA mutase family protein: MTAIKGFDDKQLKPADQRDAELKRLREEVAEWRRKYEAAAKRDIGFVNSQKAVEPVYTALDTEDIDPAEIGLPGVYPFTRGSHATGYRGKLWTMRQFAGFGTAKQTNTRYKFLLAHGQTGLSVAFDFPTLMGYDSDHPRSLGEVGKCGVAISSLADMETLFDGIPLDEVSVSMTINGPAVILYCFYIAAAEKKGIDAKQLRGTIQNDILKEYMAQHAWCFPIEPALRLIVDCFEWSEEHVPQWNTISISGYHIREAGATAAQELAFTLADGFTYVERGIARGLDVDGFSKRLSFFWDIHNDFFEEIAKLRAARRIWARHMKERYGAKDPRSWIMRFHSQTAGVTLTAQQPMNNIVRVAYQGLAAVLGGTQSLHTNSMDETLALPTEEAVQVALRTQQVLAFETGAANVSDPLGGSYYVERLTSDLEAEAERIFADIEQQGGVVAALEKGWLQRKIAESAARQQWELEQRRKLVVGVNEFVTDEPELTIPLLKIGKEAEAEQRKSMAAMRAKRDQALVDRRLNELREAARTDANLMPLILDCARAYCTLYEIRAALEDVFGAYREPVFF, encoded by the coding sequence ATGACCGCCATCAAGGGATTCGACGACAAGCAGCTGAAGCCGGCGGACCAGCGCGACGCCGAGCTGAAGCGCCTGCGCGAGGAAGTCGCCGAGTGGCGGCGGAAGTATGAGGCCGCGGCCAAGCGCGACATCGGCTTCGTCAACTCGCAGAAGGCCGTCGAGCCCGTGTACACCGCGCTCGACACCGAGGACATTGATCCAGCGGAGATCGGTCTGCCTGGCGTGTACCCATTCACGCGGGGTTCGCACGCGACCGGTTACCGCGGCAAGCTGTGGACGATGCGGCAGTTCGCCGGCTTCGGCACGGCGAAGCAGACCAACACGCGCTACAAGTTCCTGTTAGCGCACGGGCAGACGGGGTTGTCGGTGGCGTTCGACTTCCCGACGCTGATGGGCTACGATTCGGATCACCCGCGCTCGCTCGGCGAGGTCGGCAAGTGCGGCGTCGCGATCTCGAGTCTCGCCGACATGGAGACGCTGTTCGACGGGATACCGCTGGACGAAGTGTCGGTCTCCATGACGATCAACGGCCCGGCGGTGATCCTGTACTGCTTCTACATCGCCGCGGCAGAGAAGAAGGGGATAGACGCCAAGCAACTCCGGGGGACGATCCAGAACGACATCCTCAAGGAGTACATGGCGCAACATGCGTGGTGCTTCCCGATCGAGCCCGCGCTGCGCCTGATCGTTGATTGTTTCGAGTGGTCCGAGGAGCACGTGCCGCAGTGGAACACGATCTCCATCTCCGGCTACCACATCCGCGAAGCGGGGGCGACGGCCGCGCAGGAGCTGGCGTTCACGCTGGCCGACGGCTTCACGTACGTGGAGCGCGGGATCGCGCGCGGGCTCGACGTGGACGGCTTCAGCAAGCGGCTGTCGTTCTTCTGGGACATCCACAATGACTTCTTCGAGGAGATCGCCAAGCTCCGGGCGGCACGTCGGATCTGGGCGCGGCACATGAAGGAGCGGTACGGCGCGAAGGATCCGCGCTCGTGGATCATGCGCTTCCACTCGCAGACCGCGGGGGTGACGCTGACCGCGCAGCAGCCGATGAACAACATCGTGCGCGTCGCGTACCAGGGCCTCGCCGCCGTGCTCGGCGGCACCCAGTCGCTGCACACCAACTCGATGGACGAGACGCTTGCGCTTCCCACGGAAGAGGCGGTGCAGGTCGCGCTGCGCACGCAGCAGGTGCTCGCGTTCGAGACCGGCGCGGCGAACGTGAGCGATCCACTCGGCGGGTCGTACTACGTCGAGCGGCTCACGTCCGATCTCGAAGCGGAAGCGGAGCGCATCTTCGCCGACATCGAGCAGCAGGGCGGGGTGGTAGCCGCGCTGGAGAAGGGCTGGCTCCAGCGGAAGATCGCCGAGTCCGCCGCGCGGCAGCAGTGGGAGCTGGAGCAGCGGCGCAAGCTCGTGGTGGGCGTGAACGAGTTTGTTACGGACGAGCCCGAGCTGACGATCCCGCTACTGAAGATCGGCAAGGAAGCCGAGGCCGAGCAGCGGAAGTCCATGGCCGCGATGCGGGCGAAGCGCGATCAGGCGCTGGTGGACCGGAGGCTGAACGAGCTGCGCGAGGCCGCGCGCACGGACGCGAACCTGATGCCGCTGATTCTCGACTGCGCGCGGGCGTACTGCACGCTGTACGAGATCAGAGCGGCGTTGGAGGACGTGTTCGGGGCGTACCGGGAGCCGGTTTTCTTTTGA
- the panC gene encoding pantoate--beta-alanine ligase, translated as MNVVTTIADVRAAVAGARARGETISFVPTMGALHEGHLSLVDAALRVGGYVVMSIFVNPLQFGPNEDLARYPRDLESDTRRAVERGTSLVFAPSVDEIYRRERTIEVHAIRLGKEWEGASRPGHFTGVLTVVAKLFNIVQPDFAVFGQKDLQQACLVQALARELDFSLEVIIEPTVRDADGLALSSRNQFLSPTERAAARALPRALMKICAAHKSGVQSGAELERVAEEVLAAEPGIELDYLAVVDPRTFKRVKNVDTRAAAIAAVRVGGTRLIDNELLEP; from the coding sequence ATGAACGTCGTGACGACGATCGCCGACGTTCGCGCGGCGGTCGCGGGGGCGCGCGCCCGCGGGGAGACGATCTCGTTCGTTCCCACGATGGGAGCGCTGCACGAGGGCCATCTGAGCCTCGTGGATGCCGCACTCCGCGTCGGCGGCTACGTGGTGATGAGCATCTTCGTGAACCCGCTGCAGTTCGGGCCGAACGAGGATCTCGCCCGCTACCCGCGCGATCTCGAGAGCGACACTCGGCGCGCGGTCGAGCGGGGCACATCGCTCGTGTTCGCGCCGTCGGTGGACGAGATCTACCGGCGCGAGCGCACGATCGAGGTGCACGCGATCAGGCTCGGCAAGGAGTGGGAGGGCGCGTCACGCCCCGGCCACTTCACCGGCGTGCTCACCGTGGTCGCGAAGCTGTTTAATATCGTGCAGCCGGACTTCGCGGTGTTCGGGCAGAAGGACCTCCAGCAGGCGTGTCTCGTCCAGGCGCTGGCGCGCGAGCTCGACTTTTCGCTGGAGGTGATCATCGAGCCGACGGTGCGCGACGCCGACGGGCTCGCGCTGTCGAGCCGGAACCAGTTCCTCAGCCCGACGGAGCGGGCTGCGGCGCGGGCGCTGCCGCGCGCGCTCATGAAGATCTGCGCGGCGCACAAGTCCGGCGTGCAGAGCGGCGCCGAGCTGGAGCGCGTCGCCGAGGAGGTTCTGGCGGCGGAACCGGGGATCGAGCTGGACTATCTCGCCGTAGTTGACCCTCGCACCTTCAAGCGCGTCAAGAACGTGGACACGCGCGCCGCGGCGATCGCCGCCGTACGCGTCGGCGGCACGCGACTCATAGACAACGAGCTTCTGGAACCGTGA
- the panB gene encoding 3-methyl-2-oxobutanoate hydroxymethyltransferase, with protein sequence MSSGTGDAVRALSIREYVQRKEKGEKIVMVTAYDALFGRLVDEAGVDAVLVGDSLGNVIAGLDTTLPVTLDQMIYHATMVRRGVKRALLFVDMPFLTYQASVEQAIMSCGRVLQQTGASAVKMEGAGEEMAETVRRVVGAGIPVVGHIGFTPQSVHTLGGARVQGRGAEDASRMMDEARRLEDAGAFSIVLELVPAELAARITEAVAVPTIGIGAGAGCDGQVLVLPDLLGLNDRFAPKFLKRYAELATDVRSAVERFASDVRGGKYPGSEHSF encoded by the coding sequence GTGAGCAGCGGAACGGGGGACGCCGTGCGCGCGCTGTCGATCCGCGAGTACGTGCAACGCAAGGAAAAGGGGGAGAAGATCGTCATGGTCACCGCCTACGACGCGCTCTTCGGCCGTCTCGTGGACGAAGCCGGCGTGGACGCGGTCCTCGTCGGCGATTCGCTCGGCAACGTGATCGCCGGCCTGGACACCACGCTCCCGGTGACGCTCGACCAGATGATCTACCACGCGACCATGGTGCGGCGCGGCGTGAAGCGCGCGCTGCTGTTCGTGGACATGCCGTTCCTCACGTACCAGGCGAGCGTCGAGCAGGCCATCATGAGCTGCGGCCGCGTGCTGCAGCAGACGGGCGCGAGCGCGGTGAAGATGGAGGGCGCGGGCGAGGAGATGGCCGAGACCGTGCGGCGCGTGGTTGGCGCCGGCATTCCCGTCGTCGGTCACATCGGCTTCACCCCGCAGTCGGTGCACACGCTCGGCGGGGCGCGCGTGCAGGGGCGGGGCGCGGAAGACGCGTCGCGGATGATGGACGAGGCCCGGCGGCTCGAGGACGCCGGCGCGTTCTCCATCGTGCTCGAGCTGGTCCCGGCCGAGCTCGCGGCGCGGATAACCGAGGCCGTGGCGGTCCCCACGATCGGCATCGGGGCCGGCGCGGGCTGCGACGGCCAGGTGCTGGTGCTCCCCGACCTGCTCGGCCTCAACGACCGGTTCGCGCCCAAGTTTCTCAAGCGGTACGCCGAGCTGGCAACGGACGTCCGCAGCGCCGTCGAGCGCTTCGCGAGCGACGTCCGCGGCGGCAAGTATCCCGGCTCAGAGCACAGCTTCTGA
- the folK gene encoding 2-amino-4-hydroxy-6-hydroxymethyldihydropteridine diphosphokinase — MDLVFIALGSNVGDRHKHLSAARSAIAALPDTFIVAASDVEETEPLGGLQQEKYLNQMLAVKTALEPMQLLSELQGIERANGRTRGERWAPRTLDVDIVACGNATVATAQLTLPHPGLPERDFWRRQIAQIEERL; from the coding sequence ATGGACCTGGTTTTTATTGCCCTCGGATCAAATGTTGGGGACCGCCACAAACACCTCAGCGCCGCTCGCAGTGCAATCGCCGCCCTGCCGGATACATTCATTGTCGCCGCCTCGGACGTCGAGGAAACCGAGCCGCTCGGTGGACTCCAACAGGAGAAGTATCTGAATCAGATGCTCGCCGTGAAAACCGCGCTGGAGCCGATGCAGCTGCTGAGCGAGCTGCAGGGCATCGAGAGGGCGAACGGCCGCACGCGGGGCGAGCGGTGGGCGCCGCGCACGCTCGACGTCGACATCGTCGCGTGCGGCAACGCCACTGTTGCCACGGCGCAGCTGACGCTGCCGCACCCGGGCCTGCCGGAGCGCGACTTCTGGCGGCGCCAGATCGCGCAGATCGAGGAGCGGCTGTGA
- a CDS encoding PhoH family protein encodes MPDDFQTNKLSTEGADMLTLAGVNDENLIELQKQSGAKVALRGDTLTVSGSNESVERATPIAQRMIDAAKQRVPLTADDVLRMTLEDVSDTGGNGSGLDDGETRIVLPGIRKVIRPKTRGQNEYLRLIMDNDIVIGIGPAGTGKTYLAVAAAVDALSKKRVRRIVLARPAVEAGESLGFLPGDMQAKVDPYLRPLYDALEDMMPQERVVKALETRTIEIAPLAYMRGRTLSDAFVILDEAQNATNAQMKMFLTRLGVNSKTVITGDKTQIDLQRREESGLLQVERILPGIEGIGFHYLDDADVVRHRLVREIIKAYADDSGG; translated from the coding sequence ATGCCTGACGATTTCCAGACCAACAAGCTCTCCACCGAAGGCGCGGACATGCTGACGCTCGCGGGCGTCAACGACGAGAACCTGATCGAGCTGCAGAAGCAGAGCGGTGCCAAGGTCGCGCTGCGCGGCGACACGCTCACCGTGAGCGGGTCGAACGAATCAGTGGAGCGCGCTACGCCGATCGCGCAGCGCATGATCGACGCGGCCAAGCAGCGCGTGCCGTTGACCGCCGACGACGTGCTGCGGATGACCTTGGAGGACGTGTCGGACACCGGCGGGAACGGCTCCGGCCTGGACGACGGCGAGACGCGGATCGTGCTCCCCGGCATCCGCAAGGTCATCCGCCCCAAGACGCGCGGGCAGAACGAGTACCTGCGGCTGATCATGGACAACGATATCGTGATCGGGATCGGCCCGGCCGGTACCGGCAAGACTTATCTCGCGGTGGCCGCCGCCGTGGACGCGCTCAGCAAGAAGCGGGTGCGCCGGATCGTGCTCGCGCGTCCCGCCGTCGAAGCGGGCGAATCACTCGGCTTCCTCCCGGGCGACATGCAGGCGAAAGTCGATCCGTACCTGCGCCCGCTGTACGACGCGCTCGAGGACATGATGCCGCAGGAGCGCGTGGTGAAGGCGCTCGAGACGCGGACGATCGAGATCGCGCCGCTGGCGTACATGCGCGGCCGCACCCTGTCCGACGCGTTCGTGATCCTGGACGAAGCGCAGAACGCCACCAACGCCCAGATGAAGATGTTCCTCACGCGGCTCGGCGTGAACTCCAAGACGGTGATCACCGGCGACAAGACGCAGATAGACTTGCAGCGGCGGGAGGAATCGGGACTGCTCCAGGTCGAGCGCATCCTGCCGGGCATCGAGGGGATCGGCTTCCATTACCTCGACGACGCGGACGTGGTGCGCCACCGGCTCGTGCGCGAGATCATCAAGGCGTACGCCGACGACTCGGGCGGTTGA
- a CDS encoding LytR C-terminal domain-containing protein, with protein sequence MLLLLLLAAGGWFGWNYYRGAVAPAAGAPGSFDDEAYNVVAPAGVRIKVEVQNATATRGLARQATLYLRDRGFDVVSFGNASERRDSTLVLDRSGHGDWAALVATAMKARAESRPDSSRYLDVTVLVGGDWRPPALPFYP encoded by the coding sequence GTGCTGCTTCTGCTGTTGCTGGCGGCGGGTGGGTGGTTTGGGTGGAATTACTACCGGGGCGCCGTGGCGCCTGCGGCCGGCGCGCCGGGAAGCTTCGACGACGAGGCGTACAACGTCGTCGCGCCCGCGGGAGTGCGCATCAAGGTCGAGGTGCAGAATGCCACCGCCACGCGCGGTCTCGCCCGGCAGGCGACGCTCTATTTGCGGGACCGCGGGTTCGACGTCGTGTCGTTTGGCAACGCGTCGGAGCGCCGCGACTCGACGCTCGTGCTCGACCGCTCGGGCCACGGCGACTGGGCCGCGCTCGTCGCTACGGCGATGAAAGCGAGAGCGGAGAGCCGCCCGGATTCCTCACGCTACCTGGACGTGACGGTCCTTGTCGGCGGCGACTGGCGCCCGCCGGCGCTGCCGTTCTACCCGTAG